One genomic segment of Amycolatopsis sp. Hca4 includes these proteins:
- the uvrB gene encoding excinuclease ABC subunit UvrB has translation MAFATEHPVLAQSDFRPVSEIPRTGGRFEVVSDYQPAGDQPAAIDELERRVKAGEKDIVLLGATGTGKSATTAWLIERVQRPTLVMAPNKTLAAQLANELRELFPHNAVEYFVSYYDYYQPEAYIAQTDTYIEKDSSINDDVERLRHSATMNLLSRRDVIVVASVSCIYGLGTPQSYLDRSSKLAVGMQLDRDVFLRALVDVQYTRNDIAFARGTFRARGDTVEIIPAYEELAIRVEFFGDEVEKLYYLHPLTGDIVKEVDEVRIFPATHYVAGPERMEKAIQGIEKELEERLAELERQGKLLEAQRLRMRTAYDIEMMRQVGFCSGIENYSRHIDGRGPGTAPATLIDYFPEDFLLVIDESHQTVPQIGGMYEGDMSRKRNLVEYGFRLPSAVDNRPLTWEEFSDRIGQTVYLSATPGPYEMGQAGGEFVEQVIRPTGLVDPKVVVKPTEGQIDDLVHEIRERAEKDERVLVTTLTKKMAEDLTDYLLELGIRVRYLHSEVDTLRRVELLRQLRAGDFDVLVGINLLREGLDLPEVSLVAILDADKEGFLRSGTSLIQTIGRAARNVSGEVHMYADKITESMQHAIDETDRRREKQVAYNKERGVDPQPLRKKIADILDRVYSEAEDTEQVSVGGSGRNSSRGKKPEQGDRVRSSGMLVDKNVSAMPRAQLADLIQQMTDQMMQAARDLQFELAARLRDEISDLKKELRGMDAAGIK, from the coding sequence GTGGCTTTCGCAACCGAACACCCCGTACTCGCCCAGTCCGACTTCCGGCCCGTCTCGGAGATCCCGCGGACCGGCGGCCGGTTCGAGGTGGTCAGTGACTACCAGCCCGCCGGTGACCAGCCGGCGGCCATCGACGAGCTCGAACGCCGGGTCAAGGCGGGCGAAAAAGACATCGTGCTGCTGGGCGCCACCGGTACCGGCAAGTCGGCGACGACGGCGTGGCTGATCGAGCGCGTCCAGCGGCCGACGCTGGTGATGGCGCCCAACAAGACCCTCGCCGCCCAGCTGGCGAACGAGCTGCGCGAGCTCTTCCCGCACAACGCGGTCGAGTACTTCGTCAGCTACTACGACTACTACCAGCCCGAGGCGTACATCGCGCAGACGGACACCTACATCGAGAAGGACTCGTCGATCAACGACGACGTCGAGCGGCTGCGGCACTCGGCGACGATGAACCTGCTGTCGCGGCGAGATGTCATCGTGGTCGCGAGTGTGTCCTGCATCTACGGCCTCGGCACACCGCAGTCCTACCTCGACCGGTCGTCGAAGCTCGCGGTCGGCATGCAGCTGGACCGGGACGTCTTCCTGCGCGCGCTGGTCGACGTCCAGTACACGCGCAACGACATCGCCTTCGCCCGCGGCACGTTCCGCGCCCGTGGCGACACGGTCGAGATCATCCCGGCGTACGAGGAGCTCGCGATCCGCGTCGAGTTCTTCGGCGACGAGGTCGAGAAGCTGTACTACCTCCACCCGCTGACCGGCGACATCGTCAAGGAGGTCGACGAGGTCCGGATCTTCCCGGCAACGCACTACGTCGCCGGCCCGGAGCGGATGGAAAAGGCGATCCAGGGCATCGAGAAGGAGCTCGAGGAGCGCCTCGCCGAGCTGGAACGGCAGGGCAAGCTCCTGGAGGCGCAACGGCTGCGGATGCGCACGGCCTACGACATCGAGATGATGCGCCAGGTCGGCTTCTGCTCCGGCATCGAGAACTACTCGCGCCACATCGACGGCCGCGGTCCTGGCACGGCGCCGGCGACGCTGATCGACTACTTCCCGGAAGACTTCCTGCTGGTGATCGACGAGTCGCACCAGACGGTCCCGCAGATCGGCGGCATGTACGAAGGCGACATGTCCCGCAAGCGCAACCTGGTGGAGTACGGCTTCCGGCTGCCGAGCGCGGTGGACAACCGGCCGCTGACCTGGGAGGAGTTCTCCGACCGGATCGGCCAGACGGTGTACCTGTCGGCAACACCGGGCCCGTACGAGATGGGCCAGGCCGGCGGCGAGTTCGTCGAGCAGGTCATCCGCCCGACGGGCCTGGTCGACCCGAAGGTGGTCGTGAAGCCGACCGAGGGCCAGATCGACGACCTGGTGCACGAGATCCGGGAGCGGGCGGAGAAGGACGAGCGCGTCCTGGTCACCACGCTGACGAAGAAGATGGCCGAGGACCTGACGGACTACCTGCTGGAGCTGGGCATCCGCGTGCGCTACCTGCACTCGGAGGTCGACACGCTGCGCCGGGTGGAGCTGCTGCGCCAGCTGCGCGCGGGCGACTTCGACGTGCTGGTCGGCATCAACCTCCTCCGGGAGGGCCTCGACCTGCCGGAGGTCTCCTTGGTGGCGATCCTCGACGCGGACAAGGAGGGCTTCCTCCGCAGCGGAACATCGCTGATCCAGACGATCGGCCGCGCGGCCCGCAACGTGTCGGGCGAGGTCCACATGTACGCGGACAAGATCACCGAGTCGATGCAGCACGCCATCGACGAGACGGACCGCCGCCGCGAAAAGCAGGTGGCGTACAACAAGGAACGCGGCGTCGACCCCCAGCCGCTGCGGAAGAAGATCGCGGACATCCTGGACCGGGTGTACAGCGAGGCCGAGGACACCGAGCAGGTCTCGGTGGGCGGCTCCGGCCGAAACTCGTCGCGAGGCAAGAAGCCCGAGCAGGGCGACCGCGTGCGAAGCTCGGGAATGCTGGTCGACAAGAACGTGTCGGCAATGCCGCGAGCCCAGCTGGCGGACCTGATCCAGCAGATGACAGACCAGATGATGCAGGCGGCGCGCGACCTCCAGTTCGAGCTGGCGGCAAGGTTGCGCGACGAGATCTCGGACCTGAAGAAGGAGCTGCGAGGCATGGACGCGGCGGGGATCAAGTAG
- a CDS encoding carboxymuconolactone decarboxylase family protein has product MIDPMADLHDRGRENFAGLVEGGKARLDALFATVPALGELAVGTVYGHLHERPALDPRTREAATLAAIVAAGMVGPPLSVHLRTGLASGLSPAEICEVVVQTAAFAGFPRAVSAADQLNRLFEGHGLPIPPPPSPREAVLALLAAPEGEVAEVLAAFPRTEVQATGPDRVLVSCFGDDQVPGAVLHCAVDGGNVTSVTVFRAR; this is encoded by the coding sequence ATGATCGACCCGATGGCCGACCTGCACGACCGCGGCCGCGAGAACTTCGCCGGGCTCGTCGAAGGCGGGAAAGCCCGTCTCGACGCGCTCTTCGCGACCGTCCCGGCGCTGGGTGAGCTGGCCGTCGGCACCGTCTACGGGCACCTGCACGAACGCCCCGCGCTGGACCCCCGCACCCGCGAAGCGGCGACACTGGCCGCGATCGTGGCCGCCGGCATGGTGGGCCCGCCGCTGAGCGTCCACCTCCGCACCGGCCTGGCCTCGGGCCTGTCGCCCGCCGAAATCTGCGAGGTCGTCGTCCAGACGGCGGCCTTCGCGGGCTTCCCGCGCGCGGTCTCCGCCGCCGACCAGCTGAACCGGCTCTTCGAAGGGCACGGCCTGCCGATCCCGCCCCCGCCGTCGCCGCGCGAAGCCGTCCTCGCGCTCCTGGCGGCGCCCGAAGGCGAGGTCGCCGAGGTGCTGGCGGCGTTCCCGCGCACCGAGGTCCAGGCGACCGGCCCCGACCGGGTGCTGGTCTCGTGCTTCGGCGACGACCAGGTCCCCGGCGCCGTCCTGCACTGCGCCGTCGACGGCGGGAATGTCACGTCGGTCACGGTCTTCCGGGCCCGCTGA
- a CDS encoding DUF5685 family protein, giving the protein MFGIIRPCRHRLAEGLHADWLAHLCGLCLTLRDEHGQLARVVTNYDGLIISVLVEAQTPRADGRRSAGPCPLRGMRTASVARGEGAHLAAAVSLVLAAAKVGDHVEDGDGAFGRRPVAAAARRVAARWTAQGRSTGGRVGFDTKVLTEAVEGQGALESSVRLGDSPLRATEPAERATAAAFARTAELAGKPANAAPLAEAGRLFGRVAHLLDAVEDYAADASAGVWNPLLATGTGPEEARRLCDDAVLGVELALREAEFARPELVHALLVHELRQAVRRAFGHGLSHGQCEGHGHNHGGGPDSASGSSAGPGLGPASAESAPLECGSWPGGPVGQQPPPGWIGPGPTPQQHPHQPPPGWTGRGPSPRQHPHQVPPGWGAPPPGPVPPPGAPGGGGPGGPNGPGGRGPGGPGGPGGPGGPGGPGDPGGPGGPKDPDDPGKGKSGAYDGKGGGLWYPKFAVPPKKRNFFIGCALTPYMCCTCQFCCRDPYPGPWSGKPVSTCDGCDCDCCSGCDGCCDCCSCCDCNC; this is encoded by the coding sequence ATGTTCGGGATCATCAGGCCGTGCCGCCACCGGCTGGCCGAAGGGCTGCACGCGGACTGGCTCGCCCACCTGTGCGGCCTGTGCCTCACGCTGCGTGACGAGCACGGTCAGTTGGCCCGGGTGGTGACCAACTACGACGGGCTGATCATCTCGGTGCTGGTCGAGGCGCAGACGCCGCGCGCGGACGGCCGGCGTTCGGCGGGTCCGTGCCCGCTTCGCGGGATGCGCACCGCCTCGGTGGCCCGCGGCGAAGGAGCCCACCTGGCGGCGGCGGTGTCCCTGGTCCTGGCGGCGGCCAAGGTCGGCGACCACGTCGAGGACGGCGACGGAGCGTTCGGAAGGCGCCCGGTGGCGGCGGCCGCCCGCCGCGTCGCGGCCCGCTGGACGGCGCAGGGCCGCTCGACGGGCGGCCGCGTCGGCTTCGACACGAAGGTGTTGACGGAGGCGGTCGAGGGCCAGGGCGCGCTGGAGTCGTCGGTGCGCCTCGGCGATTCGCCCCTGCGGGCGACGGAACCGGCGGAGAGGGCCACGGCGGCGGCGTTCGCGCGCACGGCGGAACTGGCGGGAAAGCCGGCCAACGCGGCGCCGCTGGCCGAGGCGGGCCGGTTGTTCGGCCGCGTGGCGCACCTGCTGGACGCGGTCGAGGACTACGCGGCCGACGCGTCGGCCGGGGTGTGGAACCCGTTGCTGGCCACGGGAACGGGGCCGGAGGAAGCGCGTAGGTTGTGCGACGACGCGGTGCTGGGGGTGGAACTGGCGCTGCGCGAGGCGGAGTTCGCCCGGCCGGAGCTGGTGCACGCGCTGCTGGTGCACGAGCTGCGCCAAGCGGTGAGAAGGGCTTTCGGCCACGGCTTGTCCCACGGCCAGTGCGAAGGCCATGGCCACAATCATGGCGGGGGCCCTGATTCGGCTTCGGGCTCGTCTGCCGGTCCGGGCCTGGGCCCGGCGTCCGCCGAGAGTGCACCGCTGGAGTGCGGCTCGTGGCCGGGCGGCCCGGTCGGTCAGCAGCCGCCGCCCGGGTGGATCGGGCCGGGGCCCACTCCGCAGCAGCATCCCCACCAGCCGCCGCCGGGCTGGACCGGGCGTGGGCCGTCGCCTCGGCAGCACCCGCACCAGGTGCCGCCCGGCTGGGGTGCCCCGCCGCCGGGGCCGGTCCCGCCGCCGGGCGCTCCCGGCGGCGGTGGCCCGGGCGGTCCGAACGGCCCCGGCGGCCGCGGTCCGGGCGGTCCCGGTGGACCTGGCGGACCTGGTGGACCTGGTGGACCTGGCGACCCGGGCGGTCCCGGCGGCCCCAAGGACCCCGACGACCCCGGCAAGGGCAAATCCGGCGCCTACGATGGCAAGGGCGGCGGCCTCTGGTACCCGAAGTTCGCCGTCCCGCCGAAGAAGCGCAACTTCTTCATCGGCTGCGCCCTCACGCCGTACATGTGCTGCACCTGCCAGTTCTGCTGCCGCGATCCCTACCCTGGCCCGTGGAGCGGAAAACCGGTGAGCACCTGCGACGGGTGCGACTGCGATTGTTGCTCCGGCTGTGACGGGTGTTGCGACTGTTGCAGCTGTTGCGACTGCAACTGCTGA
- a CDS encoding DUF402 domain-containing protein, which translates to MAALHPPKVEVFDPAARANIDPKGVLRDVEEFREEPFGLYLARPTPGRAQFHYLESWLVPGLGLRFTDFWFSPGHERDQDFYLDVVRVHRDGPRWVATDLYVDIVLKDKLSLRVIDTDELLEALEAGLVTAEDAENALKTTYAAVEGLAAHGYDLVAWLATLDIALTWRRHP; encoded by the coding sequence ATGGCCGCTCTGCACCCCCCGAAGGTCGAGGTCTTCGACCCCGCCGCACGCGCGAACATCGACCCGAAGGGCGTCCTGCGTGACGTCGAGGAGTTCCGCGAGGAGCCGTTCGGCCTCTACCTCGCCCGCCCGACCCCGGGCCGCGCCCAGTTCCACTACCTCGAGTCGTGGCTGGTGCCCGGACTCGGGCTCCGCTTCACCGACTTCTGGTTCTCCCCCGGTCACGAACGCGACCAGGACTTCTACCTCGACGTCGTCCGCGTCCACCGCGACGGCCCGCGCTGGGTCGCCACCGACCTCTACGTCGACATCGTGCTCAAGGACAAGCTCTCGCTCCGGGTGATCGACACCGACGAGCTCCTGGAGGCCCTCGAAGCGGGCCTGGTCACCGCCGAAGACGCCGAAAACGCACTGAAGACGACCTACGCCGCCGTGGAAGGGCTGGCCGCGCACGGCTACGACCTCGTCGCCTGGCTGGCCACCCTCGACATCGCGCTGACCTGGCGGCGTCACCCCTAG
- a CDS encoding glycosyltransferase family 39 protein, whose translation MDALAPGSLVVFRLPAIAATAAGVVVTALIARELGGRPEAQVRAAAAYAICGQFVGSGHYLATSTIDPLLWTLVLWLLVRWVRTRHDTLLVWLGVVTAVALNGKLLIAAFWVVAGLVVLVFGPRELLRRPKLWLGALIAAGSLVPTLLWQRANGWPQLAMGDAVGAEVDAAGGRAGFVPNLLAGAGWVIGALGVLYGLAVLLVSRQLRPYRFLGWTALGVVAVFLAANGRYYYAAGMFGVLWAAAAVHLETREPARWWRWVPTWPVFVVSALFSLPFTLPVWPAHWLAEHPAAPRPAYAAEEIGWPDLTADVAALYRTAPPDTAIVTGGYWQAGALGRYGPERGLPEAFSASRGFWYFGRPADDTRNVLFVGYDPSKIAKHFGDARIVGQVGNRLGIRNASRHMPVWLLTGRTGSWAEIWPQLEDMRA comes from the coding sequence ATGGACGCGCTCGCCCCCGGCTCACTGGTCGTCTTCCGGCTGCCCGCGATCGCCGCGACCGCGGCCGGCGTCGTGGTCACCGCGCTGATCGCCCGCGAGCTCGGCGGCCGGCCCGAGGCGCAGGTCCGCGCCGCGGCGGCGTACGCGATCTGCGGGCAGTTCGTCGGCAGCGGCCACTACCTCGCGACCTCGACGATCGACCCGCTGCTGTGGACGCTCGTGCTGTGGCTGCTGGTCCGCTGGGTCCGCACCCGCCACGACACGCTGCTGGTCTGGCTCGGCGTCGTGACGGCGGTGGCGCTCAACGGCAAGCTGCTCATCGCCGCGTTCTGGGTGGTGGCCGGGCTCGTGGTGCTGGTGTTCGGCCCGCGCGAGCTGCTGCGCCGCCCGAAGCTGTGGCTCGGCGCCCTGATCGCCGCCGGCTCGCTGGTGCCGACGCTGCTCTGGCAGCGCGCGAACGGCTGGCCGCAGCTGGCCATGGGGGACGCCGTCGGCGCCGAGGTCGACGCCGCGGGCGGCCGCGCGGGCTTCGTCCCGAACCTGCTGGCCGGCGCCGGCTGGGTGATCGGCGCGCTCGGTGTCCTCTACGGCCTGGCCGTGCTGCTGGTCAGCAGGCAGCTGCGGCCGTACCGGTTCCTCGGCTGGACGGCGCTGGGTGTCGTCGCGGTCTTCCTGGCCGCCAACGGGCGGTACTACTACGCCGCCGGGATGTTCGGCGTGCTGTGGGCGGCCGCCGCGGTGCACCTCGAGACGCGGGAGCCCGCGCGCTGGTGGCGGTGGGTGCCGACCTGGCCGGTCTTCGTCGTCTCCGCCCTGTTCAGCCTGCCGTTCACGCTCCCGGTCTGGCCGGCGCACTGGCTCGCCGAGCACCCGGCCGCGCCGAGGCCCGCCTACGCGGCCGAAGAGATCGGCTGGCCGGACCTCACCGCCGACGTCGCCGCGCTCTACCGGACGGCGCCGCCGGACACGGCGATCGTCACCGGCGGCTACTGGCAGGCGGGTGCGCTCGGCCGGTACGGGCCCGAGCGCGGCCTGCCCGAGGCCTTCAGCGCCAGCCGGGGCTTCTGGTACTTCGGCCGCCCGGCCGACGACACCCGCAACGTGCTCTTCGTCGGCTACGACCCGTCGAAGATCGCGAAGCACTTCGGCGACGCGAGGATCGTCGGGCAGGTCGGCAACCGGCTCGGGATCCGCAACGCCAGCCGGCACATGCCGGTCTGGCTACTGACCGGCCGCACCGGGAGCTGGGCCGAGATCTGGCCGCAGCTCGAGGACATGCGGGCCTAA
- the coaE gene encoding dephospho-CoA kinase, with protein sequence MLRVGLTGGIGAGKSTVANRLAEHGAVLVDSDRIAREVVEPGTEGLARLVAEFGEDILAGDGSLDRPALAAKAFADDESRHRLNAIVHPLVGARTGELMAAAKPDAIIVHDIPLLVENGLATAYHLVVVVDAPVEVRVRRLVSARGMAEPDARARIRAQASTEQRRAVADVWLDNGGAEDTVLAEVDALWADRLVPFEANVRLRRPRPPMSPKIAEYDLTWPAQAERVLARVRAVAGELARRADHIGSTAVPGLPAKDVLDLQLTVATLADADALGDLLADAGFPRLDGDWGDDAQDGTGSWPKRLHVGADPKRAVNLHVRSLETPAWRLALLFRDFLRANPEERDDYRDVKLRLAEAHAADGSVAAYADEKQEWVNGAFTRAEKWADTTGWTP encoded by the coding sequence ATGTTGCGTGTGGGGTTGACGGGTGGGATCGGGGCCGGGAAGTCGACCGTGGCGAACCGGCTCGCCGAACACGGCGCCGTGCTGGTGGACTCGGACCGGATCGCCCGCGAGGTGGTCGAGCCGGGGACCGAGGGGCTGGCCCGGCTGGTGGCGGAGTTCGGCGAGGACATCCTGGCCGGGGACGGCTCGCTCGACCGGCCCGCGCTCGCCGCGAAGGCGTTCGCCGACGACGAGTCGCGGCACCGGCTGAACGCGATCGTGCACCCGCTGGTCGGCGCCCGCACCGGGGAGCTGATGGCGGCCGCGAAGCCGGACGCGATCATCGTCCACGACATCCCGCTGCTGGTCGAGAACGGTCTCGCGACGGCCTACCACCTGGTCGTGGTGGTCGACGCGCCGGTCGAGGTGCGGGTGCGGCGGCTGGTGTCGGCGCGCGGGATGGCCGAGCCGGACGCGCGGGCGCGGATCCGGGCGCAGGCGAGCACCGAGCAGCGCCGGGCCGTCGCGGACGTCTGGCTGGACAACGGCGGCGCCGAGGACACGGTGCTGGCCGAGGTCGACGCGCTGTGGGCGGACCGGCTGGTCCCGTTCGAAGCGAACGTCCGGCTGCGCCGGCCGCGGCCGCCGATGTCGCCGAAGATCGCCGAGTACGACCTCACCTGGCCGGCCCAGGCCGAGCGGGTGCTGGCCCGGGTCCGCGCCGTGGCGGGGGAGCTGGCCCGCCGCGCCGACCACATCGGGTCCACGGCCGTGCCCGGCCTGCCCGCCAAGGACGTCCTGGACCTGCAGCTCACGGTGGCCACCCTGGCCGACGCGGACGCGCTGGGCGACCTGCTGGCCGACGCCGGTTTCCCGCGGCTGGACGGCGACTGGGGCGACGACGCCCAGGACGGCACCGGGAGCTGGCCCAAGCGCCTGCACGTCGGCGCGGACCCGAAGCGGGCGGTGAACCTGCACGTCCGGTCGCTGGAGACCCCGGCGTGGCGGCTGGCCCTGCTCTTCCGCGACTTCCTGCGCGCGAACCCGGAGGAGCGCGACGACTACCGCGACGTCAAGCTGCGGCTGGCCGAGGCACACGCCGCGGACGGCTCGGTCGCGGCCTACGCCGACGAGAAGCAGGAGTGGGTCAACGGCGCGTTCACCCGCGCGGAAAAGTGGGCGGACACCACCGGCTGGACGCCTTAG
- a CDS encoding WhiB family transcriptional regulator gives MQLLAWLAETDRLGSVAAPDGGRCSETDADIFHPGDGGNTAPALRICRGCELRAQCLAYALGAREKYGIWGGTTVTERAWLRSVRRNSDQRGAA, from the coding sequence ATGCAGCTGCTGGCATGGCTGGCCGAAACCGACCGGCTGGGCAGCGTCGCCGCGCCGGACGGCGGCCGGTGCAGCGAGACCGACGCGGACATCTTCCACCCGGGCGACGGCGGCAACACCGCCCCCGCTCTCCGGATCTGCCGTGGTTGCGAGCTGCGGGCCCAGTGCCTGGCGTACGCCCTGGGTGCGCGGGAGAAGTACGGGATCTGGGGCGGCACGACCGTGACCGAACGCGCGTGGCTGCGCAGCGTGCGTCGGAACAGCGACCAGCGGGGAGCAGCGTGA
- a CDS encoding DUF2637 domain-containing protein encodes MNADGTTDGFRTSGIVFGALVALVAAIASYTHMRDLAAKHGETWLSWLVPLSVDGLLVVASLAILRARRDGTAAPGLAWLAVVVGVLVSLVANVASAGPDLVNKVVAAWPPLAFAMAYELVVSLIRPAAASDPVVAGEPEPVHQEPHQEAGGEPVTSEDTHQEAPPLRQRVAEALAAAEAAGQRAPGRQLLARQLDASEHDVRQVLAELRQERPARLAVVHPGAR; translated from the coding sequence GTGAACGCGGACGGCACCACCGACGGCTTCCGCACCAGCGGCATCGTCTTCGGTGCCCTGGTGGCGCTCGTCGCCGCGATCGCCTCCTACACCCACATGCGCGACCTCGCGGCGAAGCACGGCGAGACTTGGCTGTCGTGGCTTGTCCCGCTGTCCGTCGACGGGCTGCTGGTCGTCGCCAGCCTGGCGATCCTCCGCGCCAGGCGCGACGGAACCGCAGCGCCGGGCCTGGCGTGGCTGGCGGTGGTCGTCGGCGTCCTGGTGAGCCTGGTGGCGAACGTCGCCAGCGCCGGGCCCGACCTGGTGAACAAGGTGGTGGCCGCGTGGCCGCCGCTGGCGTTCGCCATGGCCTACGAGCTGGTCGTGTCGCTCATCCGCCCGGCCGCCGCCAGCGACCCGGTGGTGGCTGGTGAGCCGGAGCCCGTCCACCAGGAGCCGCACCAGGAAGCTGGCGGCGAGCCGGTGACCAGCGAAGACACCCACCAGGAGGCGCCACCGTTGCGCCAGCGGGTCGCCGAGGCGCTGGCCGCCGCCGAGGCCGCCGGGCAGCGGGCGCCCGGCCGCCAGCTGCTCGCCCGCCAGCTCGACGCCAGCGAACACGACGTCCGCCAGGTGCTCGCCGAGCTGCGCCAGGAGCGGCCCGCCCGGCTGGCGGTCGTCCACCCGGGCGCACGGTGA
- the cyaB gene encoding class IV adenylate cyclase has protein sequence MSVEAELTAVVREPERVRAKLAERAEAEHSVYADTYYDRPDHSMDRDGYELRVRTITTSEGRRVVLTYKEPPVDEASRSKPEHETTVADPNVMGKIFDGLGLVELISLEKHCDNYRFTADGRDMLATVVTIPELDGQTFIELETMAESDDLKAALASVRAVLDDLGVSENDAVTESYTDMVANAR, from the coding sequence GTGTCCGTCGAGGCCGAGCTGACCGCCGTCGTCCGCGAGCCCGAGCGCGTGCGGGCCAAGCTCGCCGAGCGAGCCGAGGCGGAGCACAGCGTCTACGCGGACACCTACTATGACCGACCGGACCACTCGATGGACCGCGACGGCTACGAGCTGCGAGTCCGCACGATCACCACCAGCGAAGGCCGGCGCGTCGTCCTCACTTACAAGGAACCGCCGGTGGACGAAGCGTCGCGGTCCAAACCCGAGCACGAGACCACGGTGGCCGACCCGAACGTGATGGGCAAGATCTTCGACGGCCTCGGCTTGGTCGAGCTGATCTCATTGGAGAAGCACTGCGACAACTACCGGTTCACCGCCGACGGCCGCGACATGCTCGCCACCGTCGTGACGATCCCGGAACTGGACGGCCAGACGTTCATCGAACTGGAGACCATGGCCGAGTCGGACGACCTGAAGGCTGCCCTTGCGTCCGTACGCGCCGTCCTGGACGACCTCGGCGTCAGCGAGAACGACGCGGTTACCGAGTCCTACACCGACATGGTCGCCAATGCTCGCTAG
- a CDS encoding helix-turn-helix domain-containing protein, translating to MIAPTSKGGPLALPDWAWQRPELRLALKTRDIGALLRSVQQYTGASQSRIAVAVGVLQGRVSEIVRGSRTVTTLELFERIADGLEMPDDARMLLGLAPRHPAGLDHLSASGRAEILAVYPSQSSARAEIQQRANEATAVEILAVRGLGIIGMNDSLLRSRIRQRTTTVRVLLLDPDGEAARRRADEIGETYGSFAAGIRLSIERLRDLATEGADIEVHVYNILPTWRLIGLDATLFLSAFGESHEGHTSPMYKLTGSPHGALHRGFHRFTDELRRTARRVV from the coding sequence ATGATCGCCCCGACCAGCAAGGGCGGCCCGCTCGCACTGCCGGACTGGGCCTGGCAGCGGCCCGAGCTACGCCTGGCCCTCAAGACCCGCGACATCGGCGCCCTGCTGCGCTCGGTGCAGCAGTACACCGGCGCCAGCCAGAGCCGCATCGCCGTCGCCGTTGGCGTTCTCCAGGGGCGGGTGTCGGAGATCGTGCGTGGCAGTCGCACCGTCACCACGCTGGAGCTGTTCGAACGCATCGCCGACGGGCTGGAGATGCCCGACGACGCCCGCATGCTGCTCGGCCTCGCGCCCCGGCATCCCGCCGGCCTCGACCACCTGAGCGCCAGCGGTCGGGCCGAGATCCTCGCGGTCTATCCATCGCAGTCCAGCGCCCGCGCCGAGATCCAGCAACGTGCCAACGAAGCCACGGCGGTCGAGATCCTCGCCGTGCGCGGCCTCGGGATCATCGGCATGAACGACTCGCTGCTGCGCTCGCGCATCCGGCAGCGGACCACCACCGTCCGCGTGCTGCTGCTCGACCCCGACGGCGAGGCCGCCCGCCGGCGGGCCGACGAAATCGGGGAGACCTACGGCAGCTTCGCCGCCGGCATCCGCCTGTCCATCGAGCGGCTACGCGACCTCGCGACCGAGGGCGCCGACATAGAGGTCCACGTCTACAACATCCTGCCCACCTGGCGGCTGATCGGGCTCGACGCCACCCTGTTCCTGTCCGCCTTCGGGGAGAGCCACGAGGGCCACACGTCGCCGATGTACAAGCTCACCGGGTCGCCGCATGGCGCACTGCACCGCGGGTTCCATAGGTTCACAGACGAGCTGCGGCGCACCGCGCGTCGAGTCGTTTGA
- a CDS encoding DUF1902 domain-containing protein codes for MAEVVVTYHQEDGVWWAETDAVPRFSAAAATYDETRMQVAQALRDILGDEIDLRDQFAGESPGAFSKLRQFVSHFPGLVAPQPSASRGTPTGSSIPVH; via the coding sequence ATGGCCGAGGTCGTAGTGACCTACCACCAAGAGGACGGCGTTTGGTGGGCCGAAACTGACGCCGTGCCGCGGTTCTCTGCTGCGGCCGCGACGTACGATGAGACTCGTATGCAGGTGGCGCAGGCGCTGCGTGACATCCTCGGTGACGAGATCGACCTCCGGGATCAATTTGCCGGCGAGTCGCCGGGCGCGTTCAGCAAGCTGCGCCAGTTCGTGTCCCACTTCCCCGGCTTGGTAGCGCCGCAGCCCAGCGCATCGCGGGGTACGCCGACCGGATCCTCCATCCCGGTGCATTAG